The Bacteroidota bacterium genome contains a region encoding:
- a CDS encoding polysaccharide deacetylase family protein, whose protein sequence is MLNHRVTTSVFGLLMLILLSIHFFSAAISIYYFLIPFGLYLGIVAWGSSQITSNYHLTAHCCAPKNKQNEISLSFDDGPDATFTPIVLDILKKHQVKASFFCIGHKIEGNADLLKRIVEEGHIIGNHSFSHSYLFDFFTASKVKDELAKTNQVVEAITHQKLKFFRPPYGVTTPAIAEATEALKLTTVGWDVRSLDTVEKDSTKITARVIKQLKSGSIILFHDTNNRIESVLEQVIVHCKENGFKIVSLSKLLNLNAYE, encoded by the coding sequence ATGTTGAATCATCGTGTCACTACTTCTGTTTTTGGGCTCTTGATGCTGATTTTACTAAGCATTCATTTTTTTTCAGCAGCCATTTCCATTTACTATTTTTTAATTCCTTTTGGACTTTACCTTGGAATCGTAGCCTGGGGTTCCTCGCAAATCACATCCAATTACCATTTAACTGCACATTGTTGTGCACCCAAAAACAAACAAAACGAAATTTCACTGAGCTTTGATGACGGTCCTGATGCTACCTTCACTCCAATAGTTCTCGACATCTTAAAAAAGCACCAAGTAAAAGCAAGTTTCTTTTGTATTGGCCACAAAATTGAAGGGAATGCTGATTTGCTAAAGCGAATTGTCGAAGAAGGTCATATTATTGGCAATCACAGCTTTTCACATTCCTATTTATTTGATTTTTTTACAGCGTCAAAAGTGAAGGATGAACTGGCAAAAACGAATCAAGTGGTAGAAGCAATTACACATCAAAAATTGAAATTTTTTCGGCCACCTTATGGCGTAACTACTCCAGCTATTGCTGAAGCTACCGAAGCGTTAAAGCTCACTACAGTTGGCTGGGATGTGCGCTCACTCGATACAGTGGAGAAAGATAGCACTAAAATAACAGCGCGGGTTATTAAACAGCTAAAGTCGGGTTCCATCATTCTATTTCACGATACAAACAACCGCATTGAAAGTGTGCTAGAACAGGTAATTGTGCATTGCAAAGAAAATGGATTCAAAATTGTAAGCCTGAGCAAACTATTAAATCTTAACGCCTATGAATAA
- a CDS encoding outer membrane lipoprotein carrier protein LolA — translation MNKNLLLAFLLSFTALHLIAQPKDFKTLKDTSTFKSKLQEKARITNTIESNFTQEKNLSMLSEKIISKGHFCFKKTNLLRWEYLSPSAYLIVINKDKIFIKDGKKVSKYDANSNKMFKGINDMMLNSVQGNVLNHKEFKISYFENEKYYLVEMHPKAKEMKEYLKSISMYFDKVDYTVSKIRMTELSDDYTNIEFNTKKINEPIADTQFLVK, via the coding sequence ATGAATAAGAATCTTCTGCTAGCATTTTTGCTTTCCTTCACTGCACTTCATCTAATTGCACAACCAAAAGATTTTAAAACACTAAAAGATACCAGTACTTTTAAATCAAAACTGCAAGAAAAAGCAAGGATTACTAATACCATTGAAAGTAATTTTACGCAGGAAAAAAACCTGAGTATGTTAAGTGAAAAAATAATTTCGAAAGGTCATTTTTGCTTTAAAAAAACGAATTTATTGCGTTGGGAATACTTAAGTCCGAGTGCTTATCTAATTGTGATTAACAAAGACAAAATCTTCATAAAGGATGGAAAAAAAGTAAGTAAATACGATGCCAACTCCAATAAAATGTTTAAAGGCATAAATGATATGATGTTGAACTCTGTTCAAGGAAACGTCTTAAATCATAAAGAGTTTAAAATTTCCTACTTTGAAAATGAAAAATATTACCTGGTTGAAATGCATCCAAAAGCGAAAGAAATGAAGGAATATTTAAAAAGCATTTCCATGTATTTTGACAAGGTGGATTATACGGTTTCAAAAATACGCATGACCGAACTTTCTGATGATTATACCAACATCGAATTCAACACCAAAAAAATAAATGAACCCATTGCCGATACGCAGTTTTTGGTTAAGTAG
- the hpt gene encoding hypoxanthine phosphoribosyltransferase — protein MAQVKVHDKSFEVYIEEAKIQQTIADMASKMNLDFKDKKPLFLAVLNGSFLFAADLFKKLNIECEISFVKLASYEGTQSTESVKKLIGLSENIKGRTVVVLEDIVDTGITINEMMAQLMEHEPAEIKIATLLFKPAAYIKRVHLDYVGFEVPKVFLLGYGLDYDGLGRNLTDIYKIVE, from the coding sequence ATGGCGCAGGTCAAGGTTCACGACAAATCTTTTGAAGTTTATATTGAAGAAGCTAAAATTCAGCAAACAATTGCTGATATGGCAAGTAAAATGAACCTCGATTTCAAAGATAAAAAGCCATTATTTCTTGCTGTACTAAACGGTTCATTTTTATTTGCTGCCGATTTGTTTAAAAAGCTAAACATCGAATGCGAAATTTCCTTTGTTAAATTAGCGAGCTATGAAGGAACGCAAAGCACAGAGAGCGTAAAAAAATTGATTGGCTTAAGCGAAAACATTAAAGGCCGCACGGTGGTAGTATTAGAAGATATTGTGGATACAGGAATTACCATCAACGAAATGATGGCGCAACTTATGGAGCATGAGCCGGCTGAAATAAAAATTGCCACCTTACTTTTTAAACCGGCAGCCTACATTAAACGCGTGCACCTCGACTATGTTGGTTTTGAAGTTCCAAAAGTATTTTTATTGGGTTATGGGTTAGATTATGATGGGCTGGGTAGAAACCTTACTGATATTTACAAAATTGTTGAATAA
- a CDS encoding adenylate kinase: protein MLNIVLFGPPGAGKGTQSTKLIDKYQLVHLSTGDILRAEIANATALGMEAKKLMDQGLLVPDEVVIGMISSKLDANKQAKGFIFDGFPRTTAQAQALDKLLSEKSTAISMMLALEVEDEELTRRLLKRGIDSGRADDQNEEIVRKRIVEYNTKTAPLKEYYSAQGKFISINGTGSVEAIFTALCEKIGN from the coding sequence ATGTTAAACATCGTATTATTTGGCCCTCCGGGAGCAGGAAAAGGAACTCAATCCACCAAACTCATTGATAAATACCAACTTGTTCACCTTTCAACCGGTGATATTTTGCGTGCTGAAATTGCGAATGCTACAGCCCTAGGAATGGAAGCAAAAAAATTAATGGATCAGGGATTATTGGTTCCGGACGAAGTGGTAATTGGAATGATTTCCTCAAAATTAGATGCCAACAAGCAAGCTAAAGGATTTATTTTTGACGGATTCCCCCGCACTACTGCACAAGCGCAAGCCTTAGACAAATTATTAAGTGAAAAAAGTACTGCCATTTCCATGATGCTGGCACTTGAAGTGGAAGATGAAGAACTTACACGTCGATTGCTTAAAAGAGGCATCGATTCGGGAAGAGCGGATGACCAAAATGAAGAAATTGTGCGTAAAAGAATTGTTGAATACAATACCAAAACAGCTCCCTTAAAAGAATACTATTCAGCTCAAGGCAAATTTATTTCCATAAATGGAACCGGCAGTGTAGAAGCTATTTTTACTGCTCTTTGTGAAAAGATTGGTAATTAA
- the obgE gene encoding GTPase ObgE: MSDSNFVDYVKICCRSGKGGKGSTHLHRDKSNAKGGPDGGDGGRGGHIILRGNKQLWTLIHLKYRKHVIAPPGEDGGSSNKTGANGKDEILDVPIGTIAKDAETGEVMFEITEDGETKIILEGGRGGMGNDNFKSPTFQTPRYAQPGEDGKEVWKILELKVLADVGLVGFPNAGKSTLLSKVSAAKPEIANYPFTTLVPNLGIVPYRDYKSFVMADIPGIIEGAHEGKGLGIRFLRHIERNSILLFMVPADSNDIRKEYEILLNELKLYNPELLDKSRMLAISKCDLLDDELIAEIKKDLPPIPHVFISAHTQLGLTKLKDMIWAELAK, encoded by the coding sequence ATGTCTGATTCCAATTTTGTTGATTACGTTAAAATTTGCTGCCGCTCCGGTAAAGGAGGTAAAGGTTCCACTCACTTGCACCGCGATAAATCTAATGCAAAAGGGGGCCCCGATGGTGGGGATGGTGGTCGTGGTGGCCATATAATTTTGCGGGGAAACAAGCAACTTTGGACACTCATACACTTAAAATACCGTAAGCATGTTATCGCTCCTCCGGGCGAAGATGGTGGCAGTTCCAATAAAACCGGTGCAAATGGAAAGGATGAAATTTTGGATGTACCCATCGGAACCATTGCAAAAGACGCAGAAACTGGAGAAGTGATGTTTGAAATTACGGAAGACGGTGAAACAAAAATTATTTTGGAAGGCGGTCGTGGAGGCATGGGAAACGATAATTTTAAATCTCCAACCTTTCAAACACCACGCTATGCGCAACCCGGCGAAGATGGCAAAGAAGTATGGAAAATTTTAGAACTTAAAGTTCTTGCCGATGTTGGTTTAGTCGGCTTCCCAAATGCAGGTAAATCAACATTATTGAGCAAGGTTTCTGCCGCCAAACCCGAAATTGCAAATTATCCTTTTACCACGCTGGTTCCAAATTTAGGAATTGTGCCTTACCGCGATTATAAGTCTTTTGTAATGGCCGATATTCCGGGAATCATTGAAGGTGCGCACGAAGGAAAAGGCTTGGGGATTCGCTTTTTGCGACACATCGAACGCAATTCCATTTTGTTGTTCATGGTACCTGCCGATAGCAACGATATTCGCAAAGAATACGAAATTTTATTAAATGAATTGAAACTCTATAATCCTGAACTACTTGATAAAAGCCGCATGCTCGCCATTTCAAAATGCGATTTATTGGACGATGAGCTAATCGCTGAAATTAAAAAGGATTTACCCCCAATTCCACACGTTTTTATTTCGGCACATACCCAATTGGGATTAACTAAATTAAAAGATATGATTTGGGCTGAGTTGGCTAAATAA
- a CDS encoding DUF3817 domain-containing protein, with amino-acid sequence MLNYNIATNLEKFRLIAFIEGISYLLLLGIAMPLKYLSGNLVVMKYMGWAHGILFILYCLLLLKVWTQYSWKFKKVVFAFVASLIPFGTFYLEAQIKKEAAI; translated from the coding sequence ATGCTCAATTATAATATCGCAACTAATCTCGAAAAATTTCGTCTCATAGCCTTTATTGAAGGTATTTCTTATCTGCTTTTACTGGGTATAGCCATGCCGTTAAAATACCTATCCGGCAATTTAGTGGTGATGAAATACATGGGCTGGGCGCATGGAATTTTATTCATTTTGTATTGCTTGCTCCTCTTAAAAGTGTGGACTCAATATAGTTGGAAATTTAAGAAAGTGGTTTTTGCTTTTGTCGCATCGCTTATTCCATTCGGCACTTTTTATTTAGAAGCACAAATTAAAAAAGAAGCAGCAATTTAA
- a CDS encoding UvrD-helicase domain-containing protein, with product MVENYLEQLNGVQREAVVHTKGPLMIVAGAGSGKTRVLTFRIAHLLKSGVDAFNILSLTFTNKAAREMKERIEKIVGGSEARNLWMGTFHSVFAKILRIEAAKIGYPSNFTIYDTDDTKSVIKAILKEQGLDEKIYKPGVVYNRISSAKNSLISWQAYKQNAEILEEDRMAAKPKLGLVYELYQKRCFNSGAMDFDDLLFNTNVLLRDFPEVLNKYQHKFKYILVDEYQDTNFSQYVIVKKLAAASENICVVGDDAQSIYAFRGANIQNILNFKKDYPDLQVYKLEQNYRSTQVIVNASNSVISNNKDQLQKNVWTSNDVGEKIKVIKTYTDNEEGNAVAQSIFETKMNNQAHNHEFAILYRTNAQSRAMEEALRKMGIPYRIFGGLSFYKRKEVKDVLAYFRLTINHNDEEALKRIINYPARGIGNSTLEKLTVAASENNTSIWKIIEDPNGFQLGIAPATFNKLSDFMMMIKSFEVQLNTQNAYELGNHIATSSGLMRELYTDKSPEGVARHENIQELLNGMKEFTDRELAAELVTDEKPDVSLSAFMQDIALLTDSEEGENDDTNKVSLMTIHSAKGLEFPYVHIVGLEENLFPSQLSLSSRDDLEEERRLFYVALTRAEKKVTLSYSTSRYRWGNLISCEPSRFIEEVDSKYLDYNEAPSRNFDTTFDSERNAYSGGGFAKKFPARPKEAAPKTLAAPSIPPRKNLVRMNTSLAKTNENKELVGDDTRNLQPEMLVEHGRFGKGVVKKMEGSFPNQKATIHFEAAGEKLLILKFAKLKIV from the coding sequence GTGGTGGAGAATTATTTAGAACAATTAAATGGGGTGCAACGGGAAGCAGTTGTGCACACCAAAGGGCCATTGATGATTGTTGCCGGAGCAGGATCCGGAAAAACCAGAGTACTTACATTTCGTATAGCCCATCTCCTAAAAAGTGGGGTAGATGCCTTTAACATTTTGTCGCTCACCTTTACCAATAAGGCTGCACGTGAAATGAAAGAACGTATCGAAAAAATTGTAGGGGGTAGTGAGGCACGAAACCTTTGGATGGGTACTTTTCACAGTGTTTTTGCAAAAATTCTACGCATCGAAGCAGCTAAAATCGGTTATCCCAGCAATTTTACAATTTACGATACCGACGATACTAAGAGCGTTATTAAAGCCATCCTAAAAGAACAAGGGCTCGATGAAAAAATATACAAGCCGGGAGTAGTATACAACCGCATTTCATCGGCTAAAAATAGCCTCATCAGCTGGCAGGCCTATAAACAAAATGCCGAAATACTGGAAGAAGATCGCATGGCAGCCAAACCCAAGCTGGGCCTAGTGTACGAACTGTATCAAAAGCGATGTTTTAACTCCGGTGCCATGGATTTTGATGATTTGCTCTTCAATACCAACGTGCTCTTGCGAGATTTTCCGGAAGTCTTAAATAAATACCAGCATAAATTTAAATACATCCTCGTGGATGAGTACCAGGATACCAATTTTTCGCAATATGTGATTGTGAAAAAATTGGCAGCTGCTTCCGAAAATATATGCGTGGTGGGCGATGATGCACAATCTATTTACGCTTTCCGAGGAGCAAACATTCAAAACATCTTAAACTTTAAAAAAGACTATCCCGATCTGCAGGTTTATAAACTTGAGCAAAATTACCGTTCTACTCAAGTAATTGTAAATGCGAGCAATAGTGTTATCAGCAATAACAAAGACCAACTTCAAAAAAATGTTTGGACCAGTAATGATGTAGGTGAAAAGATTAAGGTAATTAAAACCTATACCGATAATGAGGAAGGAAATGCTGTAGCACAAAGCATTTTCGAAACCAAAATGAACAACCAAGCGCACAATCATGAATTTGCAATTCTTTATCGCACCAATGCGCAAAGTAGAGCCATGGAGGAAGCCTTAAGAAAAATGGGAATTCCCTATCGTATTTTTGGTGGATTGAGCTTTTATAAACGCAAGGAAGTTAAAGATGTGCTGGCCTACTTCCGTTTAACCATTAATCATAACGATGAAGAAGCCTTAAAACGAATTATCAATTACCCGGCGCGCGGAATAGGAAATTCAACCTTAGAAAAGCTTACGGTTGCCGCATCTGAAAACAATACCAGCATTTGGAAAATAATTGAGGACCCAAATGGTTTCCAACTTGGAATAGCTCCGGCTACTTTTAATAAGTTGAGCGATTTTATGATGATGATTAAGAGTTTTGAAGTGCAATTAAACACTCAAAATGCATACGAATTGGGTAACCACATTGCAACTTCTTCGGGTTTGATGCGTGAATTATATACCGATAAAAGTCCTGAAGGTGTTGCCCGTCATGAAAACATTCAGGAATTATTGAATGGGATGAAAGAATTTACCGACCGTGAATTGGCTGCTGAATTAGTAACAGATGAAAAACCGGATGTGAGCCTTTCTGCATTCATGCAAGATATTGCCTTGCTTACCGATAGCGAAGAGGGTGAAAATGACGATACCAATAAAGTTTCACTCATGACCATCCACAGTGCCAAAGGGCTTGAGTTTCCGTATGTTCATATTGTTGGATTAGAAGAAAACTTATTTCCATCCCAACTTTCATTGAGCTCACGCGACGATTTAGAGGAAGAGCGACGATTGTTTTATGTGGCACTTACTCGCGCCGAAAAAAAAGTTACGCTCTCCTACTCCACCAGTCGCTACCGTTGGGGCAATTTAATTAGTTGTGAACCGAGCCGATTTATTGAGGAAGTGGATAGCAAGTATTTAGATTACAATGAAGCCCCTTCCCGCAATTTTGATACAACTTTTGATTCAGAACGTAATGCATATTCCGGCGGTGGATTTGCCAAAAAATTTCCGGCACGACCAAAAGAAGCTGCCCCAAAAACGCTCGCTGCGCCGAGCATCCCACCTCGTAAAAACTTGGTGCGTATGAATACTTCCCTCGCTAAAACCAATGAAAACAAGGAATTAGTGGGTGATGACACCCGAAACCTACAGCCCGAAATGCTTGTGGAACATGGTCGCTTTGGAAAAGGGGTGGTTAAAAAGATGGAAGGCAGCTTCCCTAATCAAAAGGCTACCATACATTTTGAAGCTGCTGGTGAAAAGCTCTTGATATTAAAGTTTGCAAAACTCAAAATTGTGTAA
- a CDS encoding DUF1456 family protein, producing the protein MSNNDILKKLRVALQLKDDDIIEILKHSDFKLSKTELSAFFRNEEHPNYKPLGDQILRKFLNGLIIHKRGPRPEKKE; encoded by the coding sequence ATAAGTAATAACGATATTTTAAAAAAGCTACGGGTAGCCCTTCAATTAAAGGATGATGATATTATTGAAATTTTAAAACATTCCGATTTTAAGCTTTCGAAAACAGAATTGAGCGCCTTTTTTAGGAATGAAGAACACCCGAATTACAAGCCGCTTGGGGATCAGATTTTGAGAAAATTTTTAAATGGTTTAATCATTCACAAGCGCGGGCCAAGGCCTGAGAAGAAGGAATAA
- a CDS encoding ATP-binding cassette domain-containing protein, translating into MIEVKNLSKEFSHKKVLKNISIKFEKGKTNLIIGESGSGKTVLIKSMVGLFKPDEGEILYDGREFISMNFGEKKVVRQEIGMLFQGGALFDSQTVEENVIFPLSMFTDMSESEKRDRANFCLQRVNLINANKLFPSEISGGMKKRVAIARAISMNPQYLFCDEPNSGLDPRTSILIDNLIKEITDEFDITTIVITHDMNSVMEIGDNISFIYKGEKWWEGNKQEILKTENKELNDFVYASKFMKRIKAGL; encoded by the coding sequence ATGATCGAAGTTAAAAATCTCAGCAAAGAATTTTCGCACAAAAAAGTGCTCAAGAATATTTCCATTAAGTTTGAGAAGGGTAAAACCAATTTGATTATTGGTGAAAGTGGCTCCGGAAAAACCGTACTTATTAAAAGCATGGTGGGCTTATTTAAACCCGATGAGGGCGAAATTCTATACGATGGTAGAGAGTTTATTTCCATGAATTTTGGTGAAAAAAAAGTAGTGCGTCAGGAAATAGGAATGCTTTTTCAAGGTGGGGCTTTATTCGACTCTCAAACGGTAGAAGAAAATGTTATTTTTCCGCTTTCGATGTTTACAGATATGAGTGAATCCGAAAAAAGAGATCGAGCAAATTTTTGTTTGCAACGTGTAAACCTTATCAATGCAAATAAATTATTCCCTTCTGAAATTAGTGGTGGAATGAAAAAACGAGTAGCAATTGCCCGCGCCATTTCTATGAATCCGCAGTATCTGTTTTGTGATGAACCCAATTCAGGATTAGATCCACGTACTTCCATTTTAATAGATAATTTAATTAAGGAAATTACGGATGAGTTTGATATCACTACCATCGTAATTACCCACGACATGAATTCGGTAATGGAAATTGGTGACAATATTTCCTTTATCTACAAAGGCGAAAAATGGTGGGAAGGGAACAAACAAGAAATATTAAAAACGGAGAATAAAGAGCTCAATGACTTTGTGTATGCAAGTAAATTTATGAAGCGCATCAAAGCCGGTTTATAA
- a CDS encoding ABC transporter permease, giving the protein MTWLTSLGRYYMLMVRTFSKPEKFSIYRKQITKEIESLGIGSLGIVAIISMFMGAVITIQSAFGFESPWIPLYAVGVASRDSIVLEFSPTIVSLILAGKVGSNIASEIGTMRVTEQIDALEIMGINPSGYLILPKIVAAVFINPFLIIISMFLALLGGYVAGIFTHAVTSYEYIYGIQYDFRPFNVTYALVKTVVFAFIITSVSAYHGFYTNGGALEVGRSSTKAVVYSSIIILLFNVLITQLLLA; this is encoded by the coding sequence ATGACTTGGCTTACTTCGCTTGGAAGGTACTATATGCTGATGGTTCGGACGTTCAGCAAGCCTGAAAAATTTTCGATATATCGCAAACAAATAACAAAAGAAATTGAGAGCCTCGGAATTGGATCCTTGGGTATTGTTGCTATTATTTCGATGTTTATGGGAGCCGTAATTACCATACAATCGGCCTTTGGTTTCGAAAGCCCGTGGATTCCATTATACGCTGTTGGGGTGGCTTCACGCGACAGCATAGTGCTCGAGTTTTCACCCACTATTGTAAGTTTAATTTTAGCCGGTAAGGTAGGTTCAAACATTGCTTCTGAGATAGGTACCATGCGGGTTACCGAACAAATTGATGCACTCGAAATTATGGGGATTAATCCTTCCGGATATTTAATCTTACCTAAAATTGTGGCAGCTGTATTTATTAATCCTTTTTTAATTATTATCAGCATGTTTTTAGCGCTCCTCGGCGGATATGTAGCCGGAATTTTCACACATGCGGTTACATCCTATGAATATATCTATGGCATACAGTATGATTTTCGTCCGTTTAATGTGACCTACGCCTTGGTAAAAACGGTAGTGTTTGCTTTTATCATTACCTCGGTAAGTGCTTATCACGGCTTTTACACCAATGGCGGTGCACTTGAAGTTGGAAGATCCAGCACCAAAGCGGTAGTTTATAGCAGCATTATTATTTTATTATTCAATGTGCTCATCACTCAATTGTTGCTGGCATGA
- a CDS encoding T9SS type A sorting domain-containing protein codes for MLSLNNLFASIPTAPPAGYLRGMYVSCGNELIIELHANADSYDSLDPKLTPKLSKLIKYCNENFINYIAVYSLGKSVNSSGDPIVGNMTYFSATKRFLQVMHDNGIDVGIVITNKEFLETHNTYGTFITSPFFMESPTLPWDTTCSILAKNNPANSIYTATSPPDSLINPTLSCEDYGCYSTFELSEMLKQTMRVLQYSYWVRDSTIANGCVGCTWRSSNTSTVPDLSKYLFDYMSLEFEYWDSTTFSLSSPPPGMSKRKASWNNFFQVSQAMLFVYSQMCNQVKMELEFRLDPATGIVFGDPLPSGPGDLSALQMLSATQQSEWISRAFNRVLASDYRRGNPANIVYPKMVNKTGNIHTHLSEFPNDINADSEHHIMPLFSAAQKGEFKQCFDVVKLDLDSPPDTLKWSENFFGSALQNDTLMYDFEALYITQLGQAITADEEFDNNQEYGALGTYDTIKFLNQSITGFMWFNYSTLSDTFRIPSQYHRQQNSGIADDNSIYLYFDNTSSKLSVHFSADAEINNASVQVFDIEGKLVLNSDVSKSKRYFYLGELLTGFYLCRMQNCGKVTSKKIIILNN; via the coding sequence ATGCTGTCTCTTAATAATCTATTCGCATCAATTCCTACTGCACCACCTGCGGGATATTTAAGAGGAATGTATGTGAGTTGTGGAAATGAACTAATAATTGAACTACATGCGAATGCTGATAGTTATGATTCATTAGACCCAAAACTAACTCCCAAACTTTCTAAACTAATAAAATACTGTAACGAAAATTTTATTAATTACATCGCAGTATATTCATTGGGTAAAAGTGTTAATTCATCGGGTGATCCAATTGTTGGCAATATGACCTATTTTAGTGCAACCAAACGCTTTTTGCAAGTGATGCATGACAATGGAATTGATGTGGGTATTGTGATTACCAACAAGGAATTTTTAGAAACTCATAACACTTATGGAACTTTTATTACTTCTCCCTTTTTTATGGAAAGCCCAACTTTGCCGTGGGATACCACCTGCTCTATACTTGCAAAAAACAACCCTGCGAATAGTATATACACAGCAACTTCTCCCCCCGACAGTTTAATAAATCCAACACTTAGTTGTGAAGATTATGGCTGTTATAGCACTTTTGAATTATCGGAAATGCTTAAACAAACTATGCGTGTGTTGCAATACAGCTATTGGGTGCGCGATAGCACCATTGCCAATGGCTGTGTGGGGTGCACTTGGCGAAGTAGCAATACAAGTACAGTACCCGACTTATCAAAATATTTATTTGATTATATGAGCTTGGAGTTTGAATATTGGGATTCAACTACTTTTTCTTTATCCAGCCCTCCTCCGGGAATGTCTAAAAGAAAAGCATCATGGAATAATTTCTTTCAAGTTTCTCAAGCCATGCTTTTTGTATATAGTCAAATGTGTAATCAGGTTAAAATGGAGTTGGAGTTTAGGTTGGATCCTGCAACTGGGATTGTTTTTGGAGATCCATTGCCAAGTGGACCAGGTGACTTAAGTGCTTTGCAAATGCTTTCTGCAACTCAACAATCTGAATGGATTTCAAGAGCTTTTAATCGGGTACTTGCGAGTGATTATAGGCGAGGCAATCCAGCTAATATTGTTTACCCTAAAATGGTTAATAAAACTGGTAATATTCATACCCATCTTTCAGAATTCCCAAATGATATTAATGCAGATAGTGAGCATCACATAATGCCCCTTTTTTCGGCTGCACAAAAAGGTGAGTTTAAGCAATGCTTTGATGTGGTAAAACTCGATTTAGATTCACCACCGGACACCTTAAAATGGAGTGAGAATTTTTTCGGAAGTGCTTTGCAAAACGATACACTTATGTATGATTTTGAAGCACTTTATATTACTCAACTTGGACAAGCGATTACAGCCGATGAAGAGTTTGACAATAATCAGGAGTATGGGGCACTTGGAACATATGACACAATTAAGTTTTTAAACCAGAGCATTACAGGATTTATGTGGTTTAATTACAGCACCTTAAGCGACACCTTCCGCATCCCTTCGCAATATCATCGTCAACAAAATTCAGGCATTGCCGATGACAATTCGATTTATCTTTATTTTGATAATACTAGTTCCAAATTATCTGTCCATTTTTCAGCGGATGCTGAAATTAATAATGCAAGTGTTCAAGTATTTGATATTGAAGGCAAATTGGTCTTGAATTCCGATGTATCTAAATCAAAAAGATATTTTTATTTGGGTGAATTGTTAACAGGATTTTACCTCTGCCGCATGCAGAATTGCGGCAAAGTTACAAGCAAAAAAATAATTATTTTAAACAACTAG